The Algoriphagus sp. TR-M9 genome has a window encoding:
- a CDS encoding DUF3179 domain-containing protein gives MKVLFYLGIFGLLLFEFLKVYFIMPMPGSQQWASLEFAYLLHQSRWFFRCSLIIIAVVGLMPAFAVTRKWLPITCLVIVVGFVWMLNFKMSADAMFKEPQNLNFQSKGQFTGSDSMLVVVTSNRQETKAYPVRYLVYHHQVRDYVGGDPVMVTYCSVCRTGRVFSPLIDGNEATFRLVGMDYFNAMFEDAGTGSWWQQATGEAIAGPLKGHQLKELEALQMSVHGFFNAYPDGLIMEADPDFLTEYDSLGKYEVGESESELTGTSPFSWDEKSWVVGVTVDGESKAYDWNALVAERLIHDQIGNESIVLILSDDSQSFVAFRRESSDTFSLERDTLISGKGKNYSFTGASLNPSYPDLERIQAYQEFWHSWRTFRPNTTRYPD, from the coding sequence ATGAAGGTATTATTTTACCTTGGAATTTTCGGATTGCTACTATTTGAGTTTTTGAAGGTTTACTTCATCATGCCGATGCCTGGAAGTCAACAGTGGGCTTCGCTGGAATTTGCCTATTTACTTCATCAAAGTCGATGGTTTTTCCGATGTTCACTTATAATAATAGCTGTTGTGGGGTTAATGCCCGCATTTGCTGTTACCCGGAAATGGCTACCCATCACCTGTCTAGTAATAGTAGTGGGATTTGTCTGGATGCTGAACTTCAAAATGTCTGCAGATGCGATGTTTAAGGAACCTCAGAATTTAAACTTTCAAAGCAAGGGGCAATTCACAGGGAGTGATAGTATGCTGGTCGTCGTGACAAGTAATAGGCAAGAAACCAAAGCATATCCGGTTCGGTATTTAGTGTATCATCATCAAGTGAGAGACTATGTTGGAGGTGATCCAGTGATGGTTACTTATTGTAGCGTGTGTAGGACGGGAAGAGTGTTTTCACCTCTTATAGATGGAAATGAAGCAACCTTCCGATTAGTGGGGATGGATTACTTCAACGCCATGTTCGAAGATGCAGGAACAGGAAGCTGGTGGCAGCAAGCTACTGGTGAAGCTATCGCAGGACCGTTGAAAGGACATCAACTAAAAGAACTGGAAGCCCTCCAAATGAGCGTTCATGGATTCTTCAATGCATATCCCGATGGTTTGATCATGGAAGCCGATCCTGATTTTCTCACGGAATATGATTCTTTGGGGAAATATGAAGTTGGGGAAAGTGAAAGTGAGCTGACGGGAACAAGCCCATTCTCTTGGGATGAAAAATCCTGGGTGGTGGGCGTCACTGTGGATGGTGAGTCCAAAGCGTACGATTGGAATGCGTTAGTAGCCGAAAGACTTATTCATGACCAGATCGGGAATGAATCTATCGTCCTTATACTATCAGATGATTCTCAAAGTTTTGTTGCTTTCAGGAGAGAATCATCTGATACTTTCTCATTGGAAAGAGACACGCTAATATCGGGTAAGGGAAAGAATTACTCATTTACCGGAGCATCTCTAAATCCATCCTATCCTGATCTGGAGCGAATCCAGGCCTACCAGGAATTTTGGCACAGCTGGAGAACCTTCAGGCCAAATACAACTAGGTATCCAGATTAA
- a CDS encoding transporter family protein encodes MKITLRTLVLLVGGLVTSYIAMAQTPTDGLMMPKGDLCILVNYEYGQFDHYWEGETLRKNGTIAKVLRRTALAMAAYGITNRLDAYIGLPYVSTNSTTPNGGKFAGASGIQDLSLGLKYEALRKRGEKGELTVFGSVLFSTPVSNYLSDYQPYSIGIGAPQLAWRGVVEYEWNSGWYARGQGGYIWKGFTQAEREYYYNDGSYYTSWMDVPSAWTYEAVVGKWFMDKSLRVEVSFNSSRSTSGDDIRAYNAPQPTNRVDMDRVGAFAQYFFKSVKGLGLVAAYSRVVHGRNAPEMSSISGGVTYQFGLFNPKN; translated from the coding sequence ATGAAAATTACTTTAAGGACGCTGGTTCTCCTGGTAGGAGGATTAGTGACGTCCTATATAGCTATGGCTCAAACACCCACTGATGGGTTGATGATGCCAAAAGGTGATCTGTGTATTCTTGTCAATTATGAATATGGACAATTTGATCACTATTGGGAGGGAGAGACCCTCCGCAAAAATGGAACTATCGCAAAAGTTCTGCGAAGAACTGCTCTTGCCATGGCAGCTTATGGTATTACCAATAGGCTTGACGCATATATAGGTTTGCCGTATGTAAGTACCAATTCCACCACGCCAAATGGGGGAAAGTTTGCTGGGGCTTCTGGTATTCAGGATTTATCCCTTGGATTGAAATATGAAGCGCTTCGCAAAAGAGGGGAAAAGGGCGAGCTGACTGTATTCGGCTCAGTTTTATTCTCTACGCCTGTATCCAATTACCTTTCAGACTATCAGCCTTACAGTATAGGTATTGGTGCTCCCCAGCTGGCATGGAGAGGAGTGGTAGAATACGAATGGAATAGTGGATGGTATGCCAGAGGTCAGGGAGGCTACATCTGGAAAGGCTTTACTCAGGCTGAACGGGAATATTACTATAACGATGGAAGCTATTATACCTCTTGGATGGATGTACCTAGCGCCTGGACATACGAAGCGGTAGTGGGCAAATGGTTTATGGATAAATCCTTGAGAGTAGAGGTAAGCTTTAATTCTTCTCGCTCTACCTCTGGAGATGACATTCGCGCTTACAATGCTCCTCAGCCCACCAATAGGGTAGATATGGATCGTGTGGGAGCGTTTGCGCAGTATTTTTTCAAATCTGTGAAGGGATTAGGCTTAGTAGCCGCTTACAGTAGGGTGGTTCACGGACGGAATGCACCTGAAATGTCCTCAATTAGCGGGGGAGTTACCTATCAGTTTGGCCTGTTTAACCCAAAAAACTAA
- the nusA gene encoding transcription termination factor NusA produces the protein MDAKVLIESFAEFARSKNVDRPTMIRILEDVFRAMIRKKFETDENFDVTINADQGDLEIFRIREIVDDNSEDIWDLDKISFTEARKIEPDFEVGEEVYEKIELEAFGRRAVQMARQTLIQRIKDLEKDLLYNKYEELVGEIISAEVYQILGREILLMDGEGNELILPKGEQIPKDRFRKGDSVKAIVHRVDMSNGNPKIILSRTSPVFLERLFENEVPEVYDGLITIIKIVREPGERAKVAVESYDDRIDPVGACVGMKGSRIHAVVRELQNENIDVINYTENLDLYVTRALSPAKVSSITVNEETKRISVFLKPDQVSLAIGKGGYNIKLASRLVGFEIDVFRELNEYEEEDVDLMEFVDEIDAWIIDELKKTGLDTAKSVLSLSKEDLTRRTELEEETVDEIFRILRQEFDQ, from the coding sequence ATGGATGCCAAAGTCTTAATAGAATCCTTCGCTGAGTTTGCGAGATCTAAAAATGTGGATCGACCTACGATGATCCGTATCCTGGAAGATGTATTCAGGGCGATGATTCGCAAGAAGTTTGAAACAGATGAAAACTTCGATGTGACTATCAACGCTGATCAGGGCGATTTGGAGATATTCCGTATTCGTGAGATTGTTGACGATAACTCAGAGGATATTTGGGATTTGGATAAGATTAGTTTTACCGAAGCGCGTAAGATCGAGCCGGATTTTGAAGTGGGCGAAGAAGTTTACGAAAAGATCGAGCTAGAGGCTTTCGGTAGAAGAGCGGTACAAATGGCTCGACAGACCCTGATCCAAAGAATCAAAGATTTGGAAAAGGATCTCCTTTATAATAAGTATGAGGAGCTGGTAGGTGAGATCATCAGTGCTGAAGTGTACCAGATACTGGGTAGAGAAATCCTGCTGATGGATGGCGAAGGCAATGAGCTGATCCTTCCAAAAGGAGAGCAGATTCCCAAAGATAGATTTAGAAAGGGAGATTCAGTGAAAGCGATTGTTCACCGGGTGGACATGTCCAATGGCAACCCGAAAATCATACTTTCAAGAACCTCACCGGTATTCCTGGAGCGTTTGTTTGAAAACGAAGTTCCGGAAGTCTACGACGGACTGATTACTATCATCAAGATTGTCAGAGAGCCAGGAGAACGAGCAAAAGTAGCTGTGGAGTCCTATGATGATCGGATAGATCCGGTAGGAGCCTGCGTGGGCATGAAAGGTTCTAGAATCCATGCAGTGGTAAGAGAATTGCAAAATGAAAACATTGATGTAATTAATTACACTGAAAACCTGGATCTTTACGTGACCAGAGCATTGAGTCCGGCAAAAGTTTCCTCTATCACAGTAAATGAAGAGACGAAGAGAATATCCGTATTCCTGAAGCCAGACCAGGTTTCACTTGCTATAGGCAAGGGAGGATATAATATCAAGCTTGCCAGTAGATTGGTAGGATTTGAAATAGACGTATTCCGTGAGTTGAACGAATACGAAGAAGAAGATGTCGATTTGATGGAGTTTGTCGATGAAATCGACGCTTGGATCATCGACGAATTGAAAAAAACAGGTTTGGATACAGCCAAAAGCGTATTGAGCCTATCCAAAGAAGACCTTACTCGCAGGACAGAACTTGAAGAAGAGACTGTGGATGAGATTTTCAGGATTTTGAGACAAGAATTTGATCAATAA
- a CDS encoding transporter has protein sequence MKKYTQFLFAIAALLLLEINANAQGCVAIRQFSGLGNAVGQGNILNKGEWNISANYRYFKSFRHFRGTHEEPNRIEDGTEVINYQHGLDINISYAFSERLYGIVSLPFQYNERSSLYEHNRTDRHTTYSKGFGDMRIGAGYWLLSGEKAKKGNTAIGLGIKFPTGDYAATSTFYRGEESTPTEMTVDQSIQLGDGGTGLIVDFQGLWNIGGTNFWYYDGFYMFNPKETNGTATNRRRENESIMSVPDQYALRTGVFHAFEKIHGLGLSLGGRIEGIPVRDAIGGSEGFRRPGYIISVEPGVSYMLGNLTGTLNVPIALWRNRTQSVTDIENSTPDDIVHGDAAFADYLINFTLAWRIPKKIASPFN, from the coding sequence ATGAAAAAATATACCCAATTCCTATTTGCAATAGCTGCTTTGCTTTTGCTGGAAATTAATGCAAATGCACAAGGATGCGTAGCCATCAGACAGTTTTCCGGTTTGGGAAATGCTGTTGGCCAAGGAAATATCCTCAACAAAGGAGAATGGAATATCTCGGCAAACTATCGGTATTTCAAATCCTTTCGCCACTTCAGGGGCACCCATGAAGAGCCTAACCGCATCGAAGACGGGACTGAAGTGATTAACTATCAGCATGGCCTGGATATCAACATCAGCTATGCCTTTAGTGAGCGCCTTTACGGCATAGTCTCGCTTCCTTTTCAGTACAATGAGCGGAGTTCGCTCTATGAGCATAACAGAACGGATCGCCATACCACCTATTCCAAAGGCTTTGGCGACATGAGGATTGGTGCCGGCTATTGGTTGCTCTCTGGGGAAAAGGCCAAGAAAGGGAATACTGCTATAGGGCTAGGAATCAAATTCCCTACCGGTGATTATGCCGCGACTAGCACCTTCTATAGAGGAGAGGAGAGTACGCCCACCGAGATGACAGTAGATCAATCCATCCAGCTTGGTGACGGAGGCACAGGGCTAATTGTGGATTTCCAAGGACTTTGGAACATCGGCGGGACGAACTTCTGGTACTATGATGGATTTTATATGTTTAATCCCAAAGAAACCAATGGTACTGCCACCAATAGACGAAGGGAGAATGAATCCATCATGAGTGTACCGGATCAATATGCCTTGAGAACCGGTGTTTTCCATGCTTTCGAGAAAATCCATGGCTTAGGACTGTCCCTAGGTGGGAGAATTGAAGGTATTCCTGTCCGAGATGCCATAGGTGGGAGTGAGGGCTTCAGGCGTCCCGGCTACATTATTTCGGTAGAGCCTGGGGTGAGCTATATGCTAGGAAACCTTACCGGGACTTTGAATGTGCCCATTGCTTTGTGGAGAAATAGAACTCAAAGTGTGACTGATATAGAAAATTCTACACCAGATGATATTGTCCATGGAGATGCAGCTTTTGCAGATTACCTGATCAATTTCACCTTGGCTTGGAGAATTCCTAAGAAAATAGCAAGTCCATTTAACTAA
- a CDS encoding phosphatase PAP2 family protein yields the protein MKKIQLLSILFVFLVMASCNKDLNTELRYESYEFSGIDEDAGDWKPILISHGSELEIPAPSSEDSPEYLEEIEQAKSLISSMTESQKENLEFWTNNAVLRWNEVALALIAKYNLIPGPNVDESYTLPDPNNPAGPPPFPFSHPPYASRALAYLSVAQFDGLISAWHHKFQFNRKAPYQVDATIPHAYVDNGLPSYPSEGAVLATVSRKVLTAMFPLEAEYLASLEEKHLESLILSGENVQSDLEAGMKIGEEIGSIALTRASNDGMKYAQSPKAVSDSLRQAAFDRFGWQWENLESPKRPVGLTPLFGQVKMWSVPYVEATRPEVPPAPGSEAFEADIKILKNYADNMTEEYRRIANFWQDGLGTYTPPGHWNDIAGEFILKYKFNSIRTARAFAYMNMAIMDGGISCWDAKYYYYYPRPIQLIEGFETIAGTPNFPSYTSGHSVFSAAAAETLTYLFPQEGSIFMEWAEEAAISRVYGGIHWTFDATVGTTQGINVAQYTIDVAKQDGADN from the coding sequence ATGAAAAAAATTCAACTACTATCTATACTCTTTGTGTTTCTAGTCATGGCTAGTTGTAACAAAGATCTAAATACTGAATTGAGATATGAAAGTTATGAGTTTTCAGGCATAGATGAAGATGCCGGAGATTGGAAACCTATTCTGATTTCTCATGGGAGTGAGCTTGAAATCCCAGCTCCCAGTTCTGAAGATTCCCCAGAATATTTAGAGGAAATAGAACAGGCTAAGTCACTAATCTCCTCCATGACTGAATCCCAAAAGGAGAATTTGGAATTTTGGACGAATAATGCTGTCCTCCGATGGAATGAAGTAGCATTGGCGTTGATAGCGAAGTACAACTTGATTCCTGGTCCCAATGTAGATGAGTCCTATACACTTCCGGACCCAAATAACCCGGCAGGACCACCACCTTTTCCTTTCTCCCATCCACCCTATGCCAGCAGGGCTTTGGCATACCTGTCTGTGGCGCAATTTGACGGATTGATCTCAGCCTGGCATCACAAGTTTCAATTTAACCGGAAAGCCCCCTATCAGGTGGATGCTACTATTCCCCATGCTTACGTGGATAATGGCTTGCCTTCTTATCCATCCGAGGGTGCAGTATTGGCTACTGTTTCTCGAAAAGTGCTCACGGCGATGTTTCCTCTGGAAGCAGAGTACTTGGCTTCACTTGAAGAAAAGCACCTCGAAAGTTTGATTTTGTCGGGGGAGAATGTGCAGAGTGACCTAGAAGCAGGTATGAAGATCGGAGAAGAGATTGGCAGTATAGCATTGACTCGTGCTTCTAACGATGGAATGAAGTATGCCCAGTCGCCCAAAGCTGTTTCTGATTCACTGAGACAAGCAGCTTTTGATAGATTCGGTTGGCAATGGGAAAATCTGGAAAGCCCAAAACGTCCTGTTGGGTTGACTCCTTTATTTGGACAAGTGAAAATGTGGAGCGTTCCTTATGTCGAAGCAACTAGGCCAGAGGTTCCTCCGGCTCCTGGATCTGAAGCATTCGAAGCGGATATCAAAATCCTGAAGAATTATGCAGATAATATGACTGAGGAGTACCGAAGAATTGCGAATTTCTGGCAAGATGGCCTAGGAACTTACACACCACCTGGGCATTGGAATGATATCGCAGGTGAGTTTATCCTGAAATATAAATTTAATTCCATTCGCACAGCGAGGGCTTTTGCTTACATGAATATGGCGATAATGGATGGAGGAATTAGTTGCTGGGATGCAAAGTACTATTACTACTACCCAAGACCCATTCAATTAATCGAAGGTTTTGAGACCATTGCAGGAACCCCCAATTTCCCAAGCTACACTTCTGGACATTCCGTGTTTTCGGCAGCTGCAGCTGAGACATTGACCTATCTATTTCCTCAGGAAGGTTCAATCTTTATGGAATGGGCAGAAGAAGCTGCCATATCCCGAGTTTACGGTGGAATCCATTGGACTTTTGATGCTACTGTTGGCACCACTCAGGGAATTAATGTAGCGCAGTATACCATTGATGTTGCTAAGCAAGATGGTGCTGATAACTAA
- the infB gene encoding translation initiation factor IF-2: protein MSEEKMMRLGQIARKLNVGTATIVESLAKKGYEVENNPNSKINMEQVELLNKEFKSSALDKEEASHLSIGKRHEPISIEPETPKEEPKPAPAPEPAPKAQEEPKPAPAPEPKPTPVAPPKAEPTPEPAPQAPKPTPEPTDPPQENPDKIAAESPKLEGIKVLGKIDLSKQQTHNPKQKHKSGKSGNKGQKPAEPRKQEVKAPKKETPAPQAPKPAAPAAPKKEEAPNPNPETQAPKPADQVISAKADSLKGLTVLGKIELPTDRPKKKGGPVASSDERGRDKKRPRKRIDKGGSNRGPGGPGNRGNQGGRGNQKGGGNRTQKAEPTQKEIQDQIKQTLARLQGKSSGGKGKSRRDKKAERERDVDQETEETKILKVTEFISANDLAALMDVSVNQIISACMSLGMFVSINQRLDAEAITIIADEFGYEVEFTKSIEDEEEVEEVDSPEELIERAPIVTIMGHVDHGKTSLLDYIRMSKVTADEAGGITQHIGAYDVMTKTGHKIAFLDTPGHEAFTAMRARGAKITDVAIIVIAADDSIMPQTKEAINHAQVAGVPMIFAINKIDRPNANPNKIKEELANMNLLVEEWGGKYQSQDISAKTGDGVDDLLEKVLLESEVLELKANPNKNAMGTVIEASLDKGRGYVSTIMVQAGTLKIGDIILAGQHHGRVKAMFDHKGKKLKEAGPSTPVQVLGLSGAPQAGDIIKVYDTEREARDIANSREQIQREQSLRTKKHITLDEIGRRLAIGSFKELNIIIKGDVDGSVEALSDSLLKLSKDEVSVSIIHKGVGQISESDVLLASASDAIILGFQVRPSSNAKKLAEQEEIEIRHYSIIYDAINQIKDAIEGMLEPEFEEVITGNIQVREVFKITKVGTVAGSYVTDGYITRKNKIRVIRDGIVIHEGEIDQLKRFKDDVAEVKAGYECGISIKNFNDIQIEDTIEGYEMREIKRKK from the coding sequence ATGTCAGAAGAAAAAATGATGCGTTTAGGCCAAATAGCCAGGAAACTCAACGTGGGAACGGCAACCATTGTAGAGTCTCTTGCTAAAAAAGGCTATGAGGTGGAGAATAATCCGAATTCCAAAATCAACATGGAGCAGGTGGAGCTGTTGAACAAGGAATTCAAATCTTCTGCCCTTGATAAGGAAGAGGCTTCGCACCTCTCGATAGGGAAGCGGCATGAGCCAATATCAATAGAGCCGGAAACTCCAAAAGAGGAGCCAAAGCCTGCTCCTGCTCCAGAGCCCGCTCCTAAAGCTCAAGAAGAGCCAAAGCCAGCGCCTGCTCCTGAGCCTAAACCTACTCCTGTAGCTCCGCCAAAAGCCGAGCCTACACCCGAGCCTGCACCTCAGGCTCCAAAACCTACTCCGGAACCAACGGATCCACCTCAGGAAAACCCGGATAAAATTGCCGCCGAATCTCCAAAACTGGAGGGAATCAAAGTATTGGGTAAAATCGATCTGAGTAAGCAACAAACGCATAACCCGAAACAAAAACATAAATCCGGAAAATCCGGAAACAAGGGACAAAAGCCGGCCGAGCCTAGAAAGCAAGAAGTAAAAGCCCCTAAAAAGGAAACTCCTGCACCACAGGCTCCAAAACCAGCAGCACCAGCTGCTCCTAAAAAAGAGGAAGCCCCTAATCCGAACCCAGAAACCCAAGCTCCAAAGCCAGCAGATCAGGTGATTTCTGCCAAAGCAGATTCCCTCAAAGGGTTGACTGTTTTAGGTAAAATTGAGTTGCCTACAGACAGGCCTAAGAAAAAAGGCGGCCCTGTAGCATCCTCCGACGAAAGAGGAAGAGATAAGAAAAGACCTCGTAAGAGAATAGATAAAGGCGGCTCCAATAGAGGACCGGGAGGACCTGGAAACAGGGGTAATCAGGGAGGTCGTGGAAACCAAAAAGGTGGTGGAAACAGAACTCAGAAAGCTGAGCCTACCCAAAAGGAAATCCAAGATCAAATCAAACAGACTCTTGCTAGGCTTCAGGGCAAAAGCTCCGGAGGTAAAGGTAAAAGCAGAAGAGATAAAAAAGCAGAACGGGAAAGAGATGTAGATCAGGAAACTGAAGAAACAAAAATCTTGAAAGTGACCGAGTTTATCTCTGCCAATGACCTTGCGGCTTTGATGGATGTGTCTGTGAACCAGATTATATCGGCTTGTATGTCCTTGGGCATGTTTGTCTCGATCAATCAGAGATTAGATGCAGAAGCCATCACTATTATCGCAGATGAGTTTGGTTACGAAGTAGAATTCACCAAGTCTATCGAAGACGAGGAGGAAGTGGAAGAAGTAGATTCACCGGAAGAACTGATAGAACGTGCGCCTATTGTGACCATCATGGGACACGTAGATCACGGTAAGACTTCCTTGCTCGATTACATTCGGATGTCCAAGGTCACAGCAGATGAGGCAGGTGGAATCACGCAGCACATCGGAGCATATGATGTAATGACTAAAACTGGTCACAAAATCGCCTTCCTGGATACACCTGGTCACGAAGCATTTACAGCCATGCGTGCCCGAGGTGCCAAAATTACTGACGTGGCCATCATCGTGATTGCCGCAGATGACAGCATCATGCCACAGACCAAGGAAGCTATCAATCACGCCCAAGTAGCAGGCGTACCTATGATCTTTGCGATCAATAAGATAGATAGACCTAATGCTAATCCTAACAAAATCAAGGAAGAGCTGGCCAATATGAACCTATTGGTTGAAGAATGGGGTGGTAAATACCAATCCCAGGATATTTCTGCTAAAACAGGTGATGGTGTGGATGATTTGCTGGAGAAAGTGCTTTTGGAATCAGAGGTACTAGAACTCAAAGCAAATCCAAATAAAAACGCAATGGGTACGGTGATCGAAGCATCACTGGACAAGGGACGTGGATATGTCTCCACCATTATGGTACAGGCAGGTACTTTGAAAATCGGAGATATTATCCTTGCTGGTCAGCATCACGGTCGTGTCAAGGCCATGTTTGACCACAAAGGTAAAAAGCTGAAAGAAGCTGGCCCTTCTACACCTGTACAAGTGTTGGGTCTCAGTGGCGCACCTCAGGCGGGTGATATCATTAAGGTGTACGACACCGAGCGCGAAGCCAGAGATATTGCCAACTCCAGAGAGCAGATCCAAAGAGAGCAAAGCTTAAGAACCAAGAAGCATATTACACTGGATGAAATCGGTCGTCGTTTGGCAATCGGTTCATTTAAGGAACTCAATATTATTATCAAAGGTGATGTGGATGGATCCGTGGAAGCACTTTCGGATTCCTTGCTGAAGTTGTCTAAGGACGAAGTGAGTGTCAGCATTATCCATAAGGGAGTGGGTCAGATTTCTGAATCAGACGTATTGCTTGCATCAGCATCAGATGCTATTATCCTAGGCTTCCAGGTAAGACCTTCCTCCAATGCTAAAAAACTGGCTGAGCAGGAAGAAATTGAGATTAGACATTACTCGATCATCTACGATGCGATCAACCAGATCAAGGATGCGATCGAAGGTATGCTTGAGCCGGAATTCGAGGAAGTAATCACTGGTAATATTCAAGTCCGTGAGGTATTCAAAATCACTAAAGTAGGTACTGTTGCCGGGTCGTATGTGACAGATGGATATATCACCAGAAAGAACAAAATCCGCGTAATCCGAGACGGTATCGTAATCCACGAAGGTGAGATCGATCAGTTGAAGCGATTCAAAGATGATGTAGCTGAAGTGAAAGCTGGTTATGAATGTGGTATCTCCATCAAGAACTTCAACGATATCCAAATTGAGGATACCATCGAAGGATACGAGATGAGAGAGATTAAGCGCAAAAAATAA
- a CDS encoding ribosome maturation factor RimP, producing the protein MTGLKQVVEEIVEKHLPDETHFIVEVALSEKAGKTQLNILVDADQGVTIQACAKLSRAVSEELEAKEIMPDAYVLEVSSPGVDYPLSSRRQFQKNIDRELKVTLTDGTEVKGRLLEVTETGVKLLVKKKKEKGKKASEEELSYAFEEMKKSIVQVSFK; encoded by the coding sequence GGTAGAAGAGATTGTGGAGAAGCATCTGCCGGATGAGACGCATTTCATTGTGGAGGTGGCTTTGTCTGAAAAAGCAGGCAAAACCCAGCTAAATATTCTGGTTGATGCCGATCAGGGAGTGACCATACAGGCTTGTGCCAAGTTGAGCAGAGCTGTATCTGAGGAGCTAGAGGCTAAGGAAATTATGCCTGATGCTTATGTGCTGGAGGTTTCTTCTCCCGGAGTGGATTACCCTTTGAGTAGTAGAAGGCAGTTTCAGAAAAACATCGATCGTGAGCTGAAAGTAACCTTGACAGATGGTACTGAGGTGAAAGGCAGATTACTGGAAGTGACTGAGACTGGCGTGAAATTGCTAGTGAAAAAGAAGAAAGAGAAAGGCAAAAAAGCTTCTGAAGAGGAGTTGTCTTATGCTTTCGAAGAGATGAAGAAATCAATTGTACAAGTATCTTTTAAATAA